Proteins encoded together in one Chitinophaga lutea window:
- a CDS encoding cytochrome-c peroxidase, translating into MTVATVFITGTGFLTKLEPGDLRALYQKPVKEWPKPDIDSGVVWAEFKSLPKTDTAYFGLMAQPKVKLGKLLFFDPLLSSSSQISCSSCHDPHLSWGDGRRVSLGTDHLQGTRNTPSLLNIGQRKSFFWDGRAFSLEDQATFPIEAHHEMNMKASELGPKLSAIKAYRMLFREAYGNEEVTTEKVVTALAEFQRTITSRRSRFDRFLDGEYKAMTDEEIHGMHLFRTKARCMNCHNGQYLTDESFHNIGLTYYKRKYEDLGRYNLTSNPADVGRFKTPSLRDVMHNAPWMHNGLFNDITGVINIYNSGMHMIDPKPEQKQQDRLYPVTDPLLKKLNLTKEEIKALAAFMDAITATQYKMQRPDLPRD; encoded by the coding sequence TTGACTGTAGCAACGGTATTTATCACCGGCACCGGTTTTCTGACGAAACTGGAGCCCGGCGACCTGCGGGCGCTGTATCAAAAACCGGTAAAGGAATGGCCGAAACCGGATATCGATTCCGGGGTGGTGTGGGCGGAATTTAAATCGCTTCCCAAAACGGATACTGCTTATTTCGGGCTGATGGCCCAGCCCAAAGTGAAGCTGGGCAAACTGCTCTTTTTCGATCCCCTGCTGTCCAGCTCCAGCCAGATTTCCTGCAGCAGTTGTCACGATCCGCATCTGTCGTGGGGCGACGGCCGCCGGGTATCGCTCGGCACAGACCACCTGCAGGGCACCCGCAACACGCCCAGCCTGCTCAATATCGGGCAACGGAAATCTTTCTTCTGGGACGGGCGTGCTTTTTCGCTGGAAGACCAGGCGACCTTCCCCATTGAAGCCCACCACGAAATGAATATGAAAGCCAGCGAGCTGGGCCCGAAACTGAGCGCGATCAAAGCATATCGCATGCTGTTCAGGGAAGCGTACGGGAATGAAGAAGTGACGACGGAAAAAGTGGTGACCGCACTGGCGGAATTCCAGCGCACCATCACCAGCCGGCGAAGCCGCTTCGATCGCTTCCTCGATGGTGAATACAAAGCAATGACCGATGAAGAGATACACGGCATGCACCTCTTCCGCACCAAGGCGCGCTGCATGAATTGCCACAACGGGCAGTACCTCACTGATGAAAGTTTCCACAACATCGGCCTGACCTATTACAAACGCAAATACGAAGACCTCGGCCGTTATAACCTCACCAGCAACCCCGCCGATGTGGGCAGGTTCAAAACACCGTCGTTGCGGGATGTGATGCATAACGCGCCCTGGATGCACAACGGGCTCTTCAACGATATCACGGGGGTGATCAACATCTACAACAGCGGCATGCATATGATCGACCCCAAACCCGAGCAGAAGCAGCAGGACAGGCTGTACCCCGTTACAGACCCGCTGCTGAAAAAACTCAATCTTACCAAAGAAGAAATCAAGGCTCTGGCAGCATTCATGGACGCCATTACGGCCACGCAGTACAAGATGCAGCGGCCCGATCTGCCGAGGGATTAA
- a CDS encoding DUF6850 family outer membrane beta-barrel protein — protein MYWRPTIILTFLYLVAGIAAGAQDSIPVRLIWEQTSPVVQLRDELYASPSMRVYQRENTYSALSAAFRKYNQDLYLQQEGSGRQTFTVHSETYLKPKEELTLWGKAYYNNERLYKVRFNETADYHLVYPYVMADSVGGDLQAETYAFSGGIAKAAGEYQLGLGAGFKGRQSYRDRDPRAQNVTSEIDLTLSASRKLGSRYALALDLDGTKYGQRNSLSFVNEISTPLVYHAAGLGAYNEFLAGTRTSANFNGWGYGAHLQLSPVQYKGWFAHAGFRQWNVGKLLENITFDVGKVRELTLNGSIGYLYQQNRQHFIAELKATRVKRKGFEAKFNNRDAQAGIQLISEDLRYQHDYNALGVRSVYGRTGRAIDWFVGIEGTVHDHVEQYVQPDRELSYNNVVAGLDFTARKQVRSTFISLNLLAQRQENLQSRGSWPDVDPRKGIYPMLNSNFAYLTASGMNYGGGVRVDFPLTARLSCYISADAGYQSGTGKRDFRILTAFQF, from the coding sequence ATGTATTGGCGACCAACGATCATATTGACATTTTTATACCTCGTCGCCGGCATCGCCGCGGGCGCCCAGGATTCTATCCCCGTGCGGCTGATATGGGAACAGACTTCGCCGGTGGTGCAACTGCGCGATGAGTTGTACGCCAGCCCTTCAATGAGGGTTTACCAACGGGAAAATACGTATTCCGCATTGTCTGCCGCTTTCCGCAAATACAACCAGGATCTGTACCTGCAGCAGGAAGGGAGTGGCCGGCAAACCTTCACCGTGCATTCGGAAACGTACCTGAAACCGAAGGAGGAGCTCACCTTGTGGGGTAAAGCTTATTATAACAACGAGCGCCTTTACAAAGTAAGGTTCAACGAAACGGCCGACTACCACCTGGTATATCCTTATGTGATGGCGGATTCGGTAGGGGGCGACCTCCAAGCGGAAACCTACGCCTTTTCAGGCGGCATCGCCAAGGCGGCAGGCGAGTACCAGCTTGGGCTGGGCGCGGGCTTCAAGGGCCGGCAGTCTTACCGCGACAGGGACCCGCGTGCGCAAAACGTTACCTCGGAAATCGACCTTACCCTGTCGGCCTCCCGGAAGCTCGGCTCGCGTTATGCGCTCGCGCTTGATCTTGACGGCACGAAATATGGACAAAGGAATTCCCTGTCATTTGTCAACGAGATCAGCACCCCGCTGGTATATCATGCCGCTGGCCTCGGTGCTTACAACGAGTTCCTGGCCGGAACGCGCACTTCCGCAAACTTCAACGGCTGGGGATACGGCGCTCATCTGCAGCTGTCTCCCGTTCAATACAAAGGCTGGTTTGCCCACGCGGGGTTCCGGCAGTGGAATGTGGGGAAACTGCTGGAGAATATTACGTTTGACGTAGGCAAAGTGAGAGAACTGACGCTGAACGGCAGCATCGGTTATCTCTACCAGCAAAACCGGCAGCACTTCATCGCCGAACTGAAAGCAACCCGCGTAAAAAGAAAAGGGTTCGAAGCCAAATTCAATAACCGCGACGCACAGGCGGGCATCCAGCTGATTTCGGAAGACCTGCGCTACCAGCACGATTACAACGCTTTGGGCGTCCGCAGTGTATACGGGCGCACAGGGCGCGCCATCGACTGGTTCGTGGGCATCGAAGGCACTGTGCATGATCATGTAGAACAATACGTGCAGCCCGACCGTGAGTTGTCTTACAACAACGTCGTCGCCGGACTTGATTTCACGGCACGTAAACAGGTACGGAGTACCTTCATCAGCCTGAACCTGCTCGCACAACGGCAGGAGAACCTGCAAAGCAGAGGCAGCTGGCCGGATGTTGACCCCCGTAAGGGAATTTACCCGATGCTGAACAGTAACTTTGCATACCTCACGGCTTCCGGCATGAACTACGGCGGCGGCGTACGGGTGGATTTCCCCCTGACGGCCCGGCTGTCTTGTTACATCAGTGCGGATGCCGGTTACCAAAGCGGTACCGGTAAGAGGGATTTCAGGATACTGACGGCATTTCAATTTTAA
- a CDS encoding SDR family NAD(P)-dependent oxidoreductase, whose product MKTGKIALITGATAGFGEACAARFAKEGYDLIITGRRAERLAELKQQLQEQYAVQVTTLAFDVRSREACTTALGSLSAEWQAVDVLVNNAGLALDLSTIDEGNPDDWDTMLDTNVKGLLYVSRIVMPWMKARKKGHIVNIGSTAAKTVYAKGNVYCASKAAVDALSQGMRIDLLPYNIKVTAVHPGAAETEFSLVRFKGDADRAKDVYKGFTPLSGEDVADVVYYCCALPAHVCINDLVVTPTAQANAYYIHR is encoded by the coding sequence ATGAAGACTGGAAAAATTGCCCTTATCACCGGCGCAACGGCCGGGTTTGGTGAAGCCTGTGCAGCAAGATTTGCCAAAGAAGGTTATGACCTCATTATCACCGGCCGCAGGGCTGAACGCCTCGCCGAGCTGAAGCAGCAATTGCAGGAGCAGTACGCCGTGCAGGTAACCACCCTGGCATTCGACGTCCGCAGCCGTGAAGCCTGTACGACGGCCCTCGGCTCCCTTTCCGCCGAATGGCAGGCCGTGGATGTACTGGTGAACAATGCCGGCCTCGCCCTCGACCTCTCCACCATCGACGAAGGCAATCCGGACGACTGGGATACCATGCTGGACACCAACGTGAAAGGCCTCCTCTACGTATCGCGCATCGTGATGCCCTGGATGAAGGCCCGTAAAAAGGGACATATCGTCAATATCGGTTCCACCGCCGCCAAAACCGTGTACGCCAAAGGCAACGTGTACTGTGCCAGTAAAGCGGCCGTAGACGCCCTTTCCCAGGGCATGCGCATCGACCTGCTGCCCTACAACATCAAAGTGACGGCCGTGCACCCCGGCGCCGCCGAAACAGAGTTTTCGCTGGTGCGGTTCAAAGGGGATGCAGACCGGGCGAAGGATGTGTATAAAGGCTTTACGCCATTGAGCGGGGAAGATGTGGCGGACGTGGTGTATTACTGCTGCGCACTGCCGGCGCATGTATGCATCAACGACCTGGTGGTAACGCCAACGGCGCAGGCGAATGCCTACTACATTCACCGGTAA
- a CDS encoding PKD domain-containing protein, with the protein MAARADHIIGGEMYYTYVRTDGSGNNVYNLTLKLFLRCDASDAQIDENVDISIYDAGGTYYNTFRFDRNNLQRFTANDVDPCIVNPPYVCYQIGYYAGQVTLPANSNGYIATFQRCCRRTGLANISSNRNDVGATYFTRIPGTNSGFQANNSPRFEAERGAIVCANNRFRYNFAAEDPDSDSLVYSFSTAYTGGTQGDPKPTRSQTPSVPVSYISPFTAAQPLGDKVTIDPHTGIISGIAPRSGLYIVTVSVREYRNQVLIGEHRKEFQFTVESCVRQVTAAMPDKYADCDGYTINFVNNSTPGKEYVWDFGDGSPLFVTTDLATFPHTYARQGTYQVKLVVDQQSSCGDSAYATVHVYPFLRPSFDVAGLCTTKPTDFRHTSTNDVGNFEYLKWDFGEAALQNDTSNQNNPRWQYTVPGDYTVKLLMRTDKGCERTISETFTIYDKPPFTTTRDTALCINDVLQLRAESLLPGSYQWGPLYNITGENTPTPTVSPKVDTEYQVTFTDATGCVNTKKVLIDVKDKLLVTAPNDSVICTGDPVDLKAVVDGPYAFTWTDVDTRQVVGAQQNVTITPARSSMYEILVTLGTCFNRDSVYYKLVDPPRADAGADATICHGETIWLEASGGSSYRWEPAATLTSPRRARTQAWPKDTTTYTVTVTDTLGCPKAVTADVTINVVPPVPAFAGNDTILIKGRPFQLNGTGGFRYEWSPADGLSSTNIPNPLTTIDRAFTYHLKVYTKEGCLGEDDINLRFMAGPEIYVPNAFSPNGDGLNDLFRPIPVGITRLDYFRVYNRWGQLVYNTQEYMKGWDGRGADNGTYVWVVGGLNDTGQMVEYKGTVVLIR; encoded by the coding sequence ATGGCTGCACGGGCTGATCATATCATCGGCGGGGAGATGTATTATACTTACGTTCGTACAGACGGCAGCGGCAACAATGTATACAACCTCACCCTCAAGCTATTCCTCCGCTGCGACGCCAGCGACGCCCAGATCGACGAGAACGTGGACATCAGCATATACGACGCAGGCGGCACCTATTACAACACCTTCCGCTTCGACCGGAACAACCTCCAGCGCTTCACCGCCAACGACGTCGACCCGTGTATCGTGAACCCGCCATACGTGTGTTACCAGATCGGGTATTACGCGGGCCAGGTAACACTGCCGGCCAATTCAAACGGATATATCGCCACCTTCCAGCGGTGCTGCCGCCGTACCGGCCTGGCGAACATTTCGTCGAACCGGAACGATGTGGGCGCTACTTACTTTACACGCATCCCCGGCACAAACAGCGGGTTCCAGGCCAATAACAGTCCAAGGTTCGAAGCAGAAAGAGGCGCCATCGTATGCGCCAATAACCGCTTCCGGTATAACTTCGCGGCGGAGGACCCCGACAGCGATTCCCTGGTGTATTCGTTTTCCACCGCCTATACCGGCGGCACGCAGGGCGACCCGAAGCCCACCCGCTCCCAGACGCCCAGTGTACCGGTGAGCTACATCAGCCCCTTTACGGCGGCGCAGCCGCTGGGCGACAAAGTCACCATCGACCCGCACACGGGGATTATTTCCGGCATCGCACCGCGTAGCGGGCTGTACATCGTTACCGTGTCTGTGCGCGAGTACCGGAACCAGGTGCTGATCGGCGAGCACCGTAAAGAGTTTCAGTTCACCGTGGAGTCGTGCGTACGGCAGGTAACCGCCGCCATGCCGGATAAGTATGCGGACTGTGACGGCTATACGATCAATTTCGTGAATAACAGCACGCCAGGCAAGGAATACGTATGGGATTTCGGTGACGGCTCGCCGTTGTTCGTCACCACCGACCTCGCCACTTTCCCGCACACATATGCCAGGCAGGGCACTTACCAGGTGAAGCTGGTGGTGGATCAGCAGAGCAGTTGCGGAGACAGTGCGTACGCCACCGTGCATGTATATCCTTTCCTCCGTCCCTCCTTCGATGTGGCCGGCCTCTGCACCACCAAACCGACGGATTTCAGGCATACGTCTACCAACGACGTGGGCAATTTCGAATACCTGAAATGGGACTTCGGGGAAGCCGCCCTGCAGAACGACACTTCCAATCAAAACAATCCACGCTGGCAATACACCGTGCCCGGTGACTATACGGTGAAACTACTGATGCGCACAGACAAGGGTTGCGAGCGCACCATTTCCGAAACATTTACGATCTACGATAAACCGCCCTTCACGACCACCCGCGATACGGCGCTTTGCATCAACGACGTGCTGCAGCTGCGGGCGGAAAGCCTGCTGCCCGGCTCTTATCAGTGGGGGCCGCTGTACAATATCACCGGCGAAAACACCCCTACGCCCACTGTTTCACCCAAGGTAGACACGGAATACCAGGTGACCTTTACAGACGCCACCGGTTGCGTGAACACCAAAAAAGTACTGATCGACGTAAAGGATAAACTGCTGGTGACCGCGCCGAACGACAGCGTGATCTGCACCGGCGACCCGGTTGATCTGAAAGCCGTGGTAGACGGGCCGTACGCCTTTACCTGGACAGACGTGGACACCCGGCAGGTAGTGGGCGCCCAGCAAAATGTAACCATCACCCCGGCGCGCAGTTCGATGTACGAAATACTGGTGACGCTCGGCACCTGTTTCAACCGCGATTCGGTGTATTACAAACTGGTAGACCCTCCGAGGGCGGATGCCGGCGCGGACGCCACCATCTGCCACGGCGAAACGATCTGGCTCGAGGCCAGCGGAGGCTCGTCGTACCGCTGGGAGCCTGCCGCCACGCTTACCAGTCCCCGCCGCGCCCGCACGCAGGCCTGGCCGAAAGACACTACGACCTACACAGTAACGGTCACCGATACACTGGGATGCCCCAAAGCGGTCACCGCCGATGTAACGATAAACGTGGTGCCGCCCGTGCCCGCATTTGCCGGCAACGATACGATCCTCATCAAGGGGCGGCCCTTCCAGCTGAACGGCACCGGCGGGTTCCGGTACGAGTGGTCCCCGGCCGACGGCCTGAGCAGCACGAACATCCCCAACCCCCTGACCACCATCGACCGTGCTTTCACCTACCACCTGAAGGTGTATACGAAAGAAGGATGTTTGGGCGAAGACGATATCAACCTGCGTTTTATGGCCGGGCCGGAGATTTATGTGCCGAACGCCTTCAGTCCTAACGGCGACGGGCTGAACGACCTCTTCCGCCCCATACCCGTGGGCATCACCCGGCTCGATTATTTCCGCGTGTATAACCGCTGGGGCCAACTGGTGTACAACACGCAGGAATACATGAAGGGCTGGGACGGCCGGGGCGCAGACAATGGAACGTACGTATGGGTGGTAGGCGGCCTGAACGATACCGGGCAAATGGTTGAGTATAAAGGCACTGTGGTATTGATACGATAA
- a CDS encoding T9SS type B sorting domain-containing protein — protein MGKSVILLLFFYLWIGAASAYHIIGGEIYYRTVGYNFTNGAYRYVFILKLYRDGDFVCGTRQGCLDYFENPVPINIFNAAGQRVTPAKLLTIKNTRAIRDTLKNPCLAPQTIYLEVAFYESDTIDLAPVPGGYYVSYQRCCRGEALTNIYNSEREGSTFYTVIPGSDLRPGNNSAYFGIDEAPVICAGLPFRYNYSATDPDGDSLTYSLCSALAGGSSRTGESVTPPPYTTTVSYIPPYHGGTPMGGNPAMAIDNSGLITGVPDRAGKFVVSVCVSEWDRATGRLLGVHHKDILITVYNCVTRIVASTPTQLNHCNDTLGFAVPITNNSTAGFTSTYKWIFSDGTDTTTDSRNVFFHHFPDTGSYTVKLIVNPGLPCTDSTTGRINNYPGLRTGFTADGLCRENPVYFNDTSSYRYGRITSRKWDFGVPGTKLDTALTTNPVYKFPHGEVYTVTLQLQTNRGCAATVIKNLRLYEVNPFAGNDTILARGQPLRLQGSGGDIYAWSPSTGLSDPAVRDPTLNWNSEINLVLRVSNAQGCFGYDSINVKYYTGPEFYIPNAFTPNGDGLNDYFRFIPVGIREYAYFRIFNRWGELIFDSLDFRRGWDGYYRGRPASIDTYLWILEGIDLNGQKISKKGTVTLLR, from the coding sequence ATGGGCAAATCTGTTATCCTGCTTTTGTTCTTTTATTTATGGATCGGTGCCGCCAGTGCATATCATATTATCGGTGGCGAGATCTACTACCGCACGGTGGGATATAATTTCACCAACGGTGCTTACCGGTATGTTTTCATACTAAAACTATACAGGGACGGGGATTTTGTGTGCGGCACGCGCCAGGGCTGCCTTGACTATTTCGAGAATCCCGTTCCCATCAACATCTTCAACGCCGCCGGCCAACGTGTAACACCCGCCAAACTGCTCACCATCAAAAACACCCGCGCCATCCGCGATACACTCAAGAACCCTTGCCTGGCCCCGCAAACCATCTACCTCGAAGTGGCATTTTACGAAAGCGATACCATAGACCTGGCGCCTGTACCGGGTGGTTATTATGTGTCTTATCAGCGCTGCTGCCGCGGCGAGGCATTGACTAACATTTACAACTCCGAAAGGGAAGGTTCCACTTTTTACACCGTGATACCGGGCAGCGATCTGAGGCCCGGCAATAACAGCGCGTATTTCGGGATTGATGAGGCGCCGGTGATTTGCGCGGGGCTCCCTTTCCGTTATAATTACTCCGCCACGGACCCGGATGGCGACAGCCTGACTTATTCCCTGTGCAGCGCACTGGCCGGCGGGAGCTCTCGGACGGGTGAGTCTGTAACGCCTCCTCCCTACACCACCACGGTCAGTTATATTCCGCCCTATCATGGCGGTACGCCCATGGGCGGCAACCCCGCCATGGCGATAGACAACAGCGGCCTGATCACGGGTGTGCCGGACCGCGCGGGCAAATTCGTGGTGTCTGTATGCGTCTCCGAATGGGACCGTGCAACAGGGCGGTTGTTGGGCGTGCATCATAAAGACATCCTGATCACCGTGTACAATTGCGTAACGCGGATTGTGGCATCCACCCCCACCCAGCTCAACCATTGCAACGACACACTGGGGTTCGCCGTGCCCATCACCAATAACAGCACCGCCGGGTTTACTTCCACCTACAAATGGATTTTCAGCGACGGCACCGATACCACCACCGATTCCCGTAACGTATTTTTCCACCACTTCCCCGATACCGGCTCTTACACGGTCAAACTGATCGTGAACCCGGGCCTGCCCTGTACAGACAGTACCACGGGGCGTATCAACAACTACCCTGGCCTTCGTACGGGTTTTACCGCAGACGGGCTCTGCCGTGAAAACCCCGTGTATTTCAACGACACGTCGAGTTACCGCTACGGGCGCATCACATCGCGGAAATGGGATTTCGGTGTGCCCGGCACCAAACTCGACACGGCGCTGACAACCAACCCCGTGTACAAGTTCCCCCATGGGGAAGTGTACACCGTTACGCTGCAGCTGCAAACCAACCGCGGCTGTGCCGCTACCGTCATCAAAAACCTGCGCCTGTACGAAGTGAATCCCTTTGCCGGCAACGACACCATTCTGGCGCGGGGGCAGCCCTTGCGGCTCCAGGGCTCCGGCGGCGACATCTATGCATGGTCGCCTTCCACCGGCCTCTCCGACCCTGCCGTGCGCGACCCGACGCTGAACTGGAACAGCGAGATCAACCTCGTGCTGCGCGTGAGCAATGCACAGGGCTGCTTCGGCTACGATTCCATCAACGTGAAATATTATACCGGCCCCGAATTTTATATCCCCAACGCCTTCACTCCCAACGGCGACGGGCTGAACGACTATTTCCGGTTTATCCCGGTAGGCATCCGGGAATACGCCTATTTCCGCATCTTCAACCGCTGGGGCGAACTGATCTTCGACTCCCTCGATTTCAGGCGGGGATGGGACGGGTATTACCGCGGCCGCCCCGCCTCCATCGACACCTACCTCTGGATACTGGAAGGCATCGACCTGAACGGGCAGAAAATATCAAAGAAAGGAACGGTAACTTTGCTGCGTTAA
- a CDS encoding DUF4876 domain-containing protein — protein sequence MQQAKLLLFILVMGGLVFTTSCRKDDLTAKNSAVGLTLTNPAGLQNVKTSNIELTFKEINSGISTVIKWQGAGTVLPEGSYDISLDGDVEYKDDNGTYTGKIRGYKQGVVIKGGTVNVEIPLFLYDAAAKFVFKEIFFAGTITPQGKQYNGDKYFIIYNNSEDTLYADGLVIAEAAFLSTTKRVYTPDIMNEAFTAGSIVMIPGTGKQYPVYPGKQIVIANNAINHKEYNTNSFDLTKADFELTLLSSIDVDNPQVTDLINVNSFMTMHNRGFKSYILGRLPEGTTVESFKKDNFYTYAYTNSAGGETKANAYKFPNSWIMDAVNLSVPTVYEWILTSPAVDMGWSYCGKVDSDENRFGKSVKRKVLSTNPDGRVILKDNNNSTLDFEAEAKASLMP from the coding sequence ATGCAACAGGCAAAACTACTTTTATTCATATTGGTGATGGGCGGCCTCGTGTTTACCACTTCGTGCAGGAAGGATGATCTGACCGCCAAAAATTCAGCTGTGGGTTTAACACTGACCAACCCCGCCGGCCTGCAGAATGTGAAAACATCGAACATCGAGCTCACGTTCAAGGAAATCAACAGCGGTATATCCACCGTTATCAAATGGCAGGGGGCCGGTACCGTGCTGCCGGAAGGTTCATACGACATCAGTCTCGACGGGGATGTGGAATATAAGGACGACAACGGGACTTATACCGGCAAAATCCGCGGTTACAAACAAGGCGTCGTGATCAAAGGCGGTACCGTGAATGTGGAAATCCCGCTGTTCCTGTACGACGCGGCCGCGAAATTTGTCTTCAAAGAAATCTTCTTCGCAGGCACCATCACGCCGCAGGGCAAACAGTACAACGGCGACAAGTACTTTATCATTTACAACAATTCGGAAGATACCCTGTATGCAGACGGCTTGGTGATTGCAGAAGCCGCTTTCCTGTCTACCACCAAAAGGGTTTACACACCGGATATTATGAATGAAGCGTTCACGGCAGGCTCCATCGTGATGATTCCCGGCACCGGTAAACAGTACCCGGTATACCCCGGCAAACAGATCGTCATCGCCAACAACGCCATTAATCACAAAGAATATAATACCAATTCCTTTGACCTGACGAAAGCGGATTTTGAATTGACGCTGCTATCATCTATCGACGTGGATAATCCGCAGGTGACCGATCTGATCAATGTGAACAGCTTTATGACGATGCACAACCGTGGGTTCAAAAGCTACATCCTCGGCCGGCTGCCGGAAGGTACCACGGTGGAATCATTCAAGAAAGACAACTTTTACACCTACGCCTATACCAATTCCGCGGGCGGCGAAACCAAAGCAAACGCCTACAAGTTTCCCAACAGCTGGATCATGGACGCGGTGAACCTTTCCGTGCCCACGGTATATGAATGGATTTTGACCTCCCCCGCGGTAGACATGGGCTGGAGCTATTGCGGCAAAGTGGATTCCGACGAAAACCGCTTCGGCAAAAGCGTTAAGCGCAAAGTTTTGTCCACTAACCCCGATGGTCGCGTGATCCTGAAAGACAATAATAATTCAACGCTCGACTTCGAAGCAGAGGCCAAAGCCTCCTTAATGCCGTAA